The following are encoded in a window of Mustela nigripes isolate SB6536 chromosome 1, MUSNIG.SB6536, whole genome shotgun sequence genomic DNA:
- the CREBZF gene encoding CREB/ATF bZIP transcription factor isoform X1 translates to MRHSLTKLLAASGSDSPTRSESPAPAATCLLPPDLTRAAATAAAAAAEEEETAAAGSPGRKQPCGDEGELEAGRGGRGGVAVRAPSPEEMEEEAIASVPGEETEDMDFLSGLELADLLDPRQPDWHLEPGLSSPGPLSSSGGGSDSGGLWRGDDDDEAAAAEMQRFSDLLQRLLNGIGGCSSGSDSGSGEKRRRKSPGGGGGSSGNDSNQAATKSPRKAAAAAARLNRLKKKEYVMGLESRVRGLAAENQELRAENRELGKRVQALQEESRYLRAVLANETGLARLLSRLSGVGLRLTTSLFRDSPAGDHDYALPVGKQQQDLLEEDDSAGGVCLHVDKDKVSVEFCSACARKASSSLKIFFFR, encoded by the exons ATGAGGCATAGCCTGACCAAACTGCTGGCGGCCTCGGGCAGCGACTCCCCAACCCGCAGCGAGAGCCCGGCTCCAGCCGCGACCTGCTTGCTGCCCCCGGACTTGACCCGGGCGGCGGCGacagcggcagcggcggcggcagaggaggaagagacggCGGCGGCCGGATCTCCCGGCCGCAAACAGCCGTGCGGCGACGAGGGCGAGTTGGAGGCCGGGAGGGGGGGCCGCGGCGGCGTGGCCGTGCGCGCGCCCTCGCCcgaggagatggaggaggaggcgATCGCCAGCGTCCCGGGGGAGGAGACGGAGGACATGGACTTTCTCTCCGGGCTGGAACTGGCAGATCTGCTGGACCCCCGGCAGCCGGACTGGCACCTGGAGCCCGGGCTCAGCTCGCCCGGGCCTCTCTCCTCGTCCGGCGGAGGCTCGGATAGCGGCGGCCTGTGGAGAGGGGACGACGACGACGAGGCCGCGGCTGCCGAGATGCAGCGCTTTTCCGACCTGCTGCAGAGGCTATTAAACGGCATCGGAGGCTGCAGCAGCGGCAGTGACAGTGGCAGCGGCGAAAAGAGGCGGAGAAAGTCCCCAGGAGgaggcggcggcagcagcggcaaCGACAGCAACCAGGCGGCGACAAAGAGTCCCCGGAaggcggcggcggctgctgccCGTCTTAATCGGCTGAAGAAGAAGGAGTACGTGATGGGGCTGGAAAGTCGAGTCCGGGGTCTGGCAGCCGAGAACCAGGAGCTGCGGGCCGAGAATCGGGAGCTGGGCAAGCGCGTGCAGGCACTGCAGGAGGAGAGTCGCTACCTACGGGCCGTCTTAGCCAACGAGACCGGACTGGCTCGCTTGCTGAGCCGGCTGAGCGGCGTGGGACTGCGGCTGACTACCTCGCTCTTCAGAGACTCGCCCGCCGGTGACCATGACTACGCTCTGCCCGTGGGAAAGCAGCAGCAGGACCTGCTGGAAGAGGACGACTCAGCGGGAGGAGTGTGTCTTCATGTGGACAAGGATAAGGTGTCGGTGGAGTTCTGCTCGGCGTGCGCTCGGAAGGCGTCGTCTTCTCTTAAAAT TTTCTTTTTTAGGTGA
- the CREBZF gene encoding CREB/ATF bZIP transcription factor isoform X2: MRHSLTKLLAASGSDSPTRSESPAPAATCLLPPDLTRAAATAAAAAAEEEETAAAGSPGRKQPCGDEGELEAGRGGRGGVAVRAPSPEEMEEEAIASVPGEETEDMDFLSGLELADLLDPRQPDWHLEPGLSSPGPLSSSGGGSDSGGLWRGDDDDEAAAAEMQRFSDLLQRLLNGIGGCSSGSDSGSGEKRRRKSPGGGGGSSGNDSNQAATKSPRKAAAAAARLNRLKKKEYVMGLESRVRGLAAENQELRAENRELGKRVQALQEESRYLRAVLANETGLARLLSRLSGVGLRLTTSLFRDSPAGDHDYALPVGKQQQDLLEEDDSAGGVCLHVDKDKVSVEFCSACARKASSSLKM; encoded by the coding sequence ATGAGGCATAGCCTGACCAAACTGCTGGCGGCCTCGGGCAGCGACTCCCCAACCCGCAGCGAGAGCCCGGCTCCAGCCGCGACCTGCTTGCTGCCCCCGGACTTGACCCGGGCGGCGGCGacagcggcagcggcggcggcagaggaggaagagacggCGGCGGCCGGATCTCCCGGCCGCAAACAGCCGTGCGGCGACGAGGGCGAGTTGGAGGCCGGGAGGGGGGGCCGCGGCGGCGTGGCCGTGCGCGCGCCCTCGCCcgaggagatggaggaggaggcgATCGCCAGCGTCCCGGGGGAGGAGACGGAGGACATGGACTTTCTCTCCGGGCTGGAACTGGCAGATCTGCTGGACCCCCGGCAGCCGGACTGGCACCTGGAGCCCGGGCTCAGCTCGCCCGGGCCTCTCTCCTCGTCCGGCGGAGGCTCGGATAGCGGCGGCCTGTGGAGAGGGGACGACGACGACGAGGCCGCGGCTGCCGAGATGCAGCGCTTTTCCGACCTGCTGCAGAGGCTATTAAACGGCATCGGAGGCTGCAGCAGCGGCAGTGACAGTGGCAGCGGCGAAAAGAGGCGGAGAAAGTCCCCAGGAGgaggcggcggcagcagcggcaaCGACAGCAACCAGGCGGCGACAAAGAGTCCCCGGAaggcggcggcggctgctgccCGTCTTAATCGGCTGAAGAAGAAGGAGTACGTGATGGGGCTGGAAAGTCGAGTCCGGGGTCTGGCAGCCGAGAACCAGGAGCTGCGGGCCGAGAATCGGGAGCTGGGCAAGCGCGTGCAGGCACTGCAGGAGGAGAGTCGCTACCTACGGGCCGTCTTAGCCAACGAGACCGGACTGGCTCGCTTGCTGAGCCGGCTGAGCGGCGTGGGACTGCGGCTGACTACCTCGCTCTTCAGAGACTCGCCCGCCGGTGACCATGACTACGCTCTGCCCGTGGGAAAGCAGCAGCAGGACCTGCTGGAAGAGGACGACTCAGCGGGAGGAGTGTGTCTTCATGTGGACAAGGATAAGGTGTCGGTGGAGTTCTGCTCGGCGTGCGCTCGGAAGGCGTCGTCTTCTCTTAAAATGTAG